In one window of Ferrovum sp. PN-J185 DNA:
- the phaR gene encoding polyhydroxyalkanoate synthesis repressor PhaR yields the protein MNQSVRLIKKYPNRRLYDTETSSYITLTEIKQLVIDQSEFQVVDAKTNQDLTRSVLMQIILEEEAGVSPFFTADMLSQMIRSYGNTMQGFMGNYFQQGMQAFVEMQKKIHEQAQQPSDLSKTQLNNDIWQQFMQAQGPAIQGLMGNYLEQATSMFVDMQNQMQKQAQSIFGVNSFPFNQGFTAHEEPIKESSSQEKSGPAENSHNVKPDNSNE from the coding sequence ATGAACCAATCTGTAAGACTAATTAAGAAATATCCGAATCGTCGTTTATATGACACTGAGACAAGTAGCTACATTACTCTTACAGAGATTAAACAATTGGTGATTGATCAGTCCGAGTTTCAAGTGGTTGATGCAAAAACCAATCAAGACCTTACAAGAAGTGTTTTAATGCAAATTATTTTAGAAGAAGAAGCGGGTGTTTCGCCTTTTTTTACGGCTGATATGTTGTCTCAAATGATTCGTTCCTATGGCAATACTATGCAGGGATTTATGGGTAATTATTTCCAGCAAGGGATGCAAGCGTTTGTTGAAATGCAAAAGAAAATACATGAACAGGCACAACAACCCTCTGATTTATCTAAAACGCAACTCAATAATGATATTTGGCAACAGTTTATGCAAGCTCAAGGGCCTGCCATTCAAGGATTGATGGGCAATTATCTTGAACAAGCCACTTCTATGTTTGTTGATATGCAAAATCAAATGCAAAAACAAGCTCAATCCATTTTTGGTGTGAATTCGTTTCCTTTTAACCAAGGTTTTACAGCTCATGAAGAACCAATCAAAGAGTCGTCTTCACAAGAGAAGTCTGGTCCAGCAGAAAATTCCCATAATGTAAAACCAGATAATTCAAATGAGTAA